A window of Limosilactobacillus reuteri genomic DNA:
CAGGCTCTCAGCAAAAAATTGTTGGGGCCTGTTTTGTCGTAAATAAACAAAAGAAATTAAAAGAGGAGTCAAAGCTGATCCAGTGTGATAAGATGTAAGATGATTGAAAGGATTGATAAAAGATGAAGATTCTAGCCATCGATACATCCAACCACCCAATGAGCGTAGCGTTGGTTGAAGATGAGCAATTGTTGGCAACGACGACCCTTAATATGGTTCGCAATCATAGCATTTATTTAATGCCAGCAATTAGTAAGTTATTTGAATTAGTTCAGTGGCAACCAACAGATATTGATCGAGTAGTGGTTGCACAGGGACCAGGATCTTATACGGGAGTGCGAATCGCAGTTACAACCGCTAAAGTATTGGCTGATACAGAAAAGATTGACTTAGTTGGCGTATCAAGTCTAGCAGTGTTAGCACGTAATGTAGTTCCAACATCATCAGCAATTATTGTTCCTTTCTTTGATGCCCGCCGAGGAAATGTATTTGCTGGTGCTTACCAGTGGGAAAATGGCAAGTTAATAAATAAAATAGAAGATCAGCATTTAGGAATTGATGTTTTGCTTGAGCAACTTGCAAAATTAGGTCAACAAGTTGTTTTAGTGGGTCATATGACTGATAAGATTCAGGCCCAATATGATCAATTGCCAGCTAACGTGATCCTTTTGCCACGATCTTATAGCATTCCGTCAACTTATCAATTAGCTCTTGCGGGTAAAATGAAGAAACCGGTTAAAGAAATTGACCCCTTTGTTCCACATTATTTACGAATTACTGAAGCAGAGGCTAATTGGCAAAAACTTCATCCTGGAGAAAAAAGAAAGAATTATGTTCGAGAAGTTTAAAGAATGGTTTGTCAATACGACCAATCCTACTAAGCGACCGACCCTTGATTTTACGCGACGAGTAGTAATGATATCCGGCCATCAGTATGTGGTCCGGATGGCAAAAGAGCAAGATATTCAAACTTTAGTCGAAATTGAAGAAAGAATCTATGGAAAAGCACCATGGAGTTATGCTGCTTTTCGCATTGAACTCCAACGGCCGTGTGATCGACTATATTTAGTTATTGAGGATGACCGACAAATTGTTGGCTTTATGGGAACAGCCATTGACTGGTACCATTATGATTTGCATATTACAAATATTGGGATTACACCAAGTTACCAAAATAAGGGGATTGGAACGTATCTTATTTCAACTGCCAAAAATTATGCCCGGCACTTAAAATTACATTTGATGAGTTTAGAAGTACGAGTGCATAATGTATCGGCTCGGCGCTTATATGAAAGTTTAGGCTTTCGCAACCAGCATATTAAACCACGTTATTACTTAGACAATCATGAAGATGCCGTTGATATGCAAGCAAACTTACTTAGGTAGAGGTGAAAGTATTTTATTATGACAGAACGCACATTAACCTTAGCGTTTGAATCAAGCTGTGATGAAACAAGTGTTGCCGTAATTGAAAATGGAAATAAAATCCTTTCTAATATCGTTGCAACGCAAATCGATAGTCATCAGCGCTTTGGTGGAGTAGTACCAGAAGTAGCTAGTCGCCATCATATTGAACAAATTACCAAGTGTACAAATGAAGCTTTAGAGCAAGCGGATGTAGACTATAATGACCTAGATGCTGTGGCAGTAACATACGGTCCGGGATTAGTCGGGGCATTATTAATTGGTGTGACGGCAGCGAAGGCCATTGCATGGGCGCATAATCTTCCGTTAGTGCCGGTTAACCACATGGCAGGCCATATCTATGCCGCACGCTATGTTGGAGAATTCCAATATCCACAAATGGCATTGTTAGTTTCCGGTGGACATACGGAATTAGTTTACATGCCATCTGAACATGAATACCAAATTATTGGTGAAACACGTGATGATGCTGCCGGTGAAGCTTATGATAAAATCGGTCGCGTGTTGGGAGTCAATTACCCGGCAGGAAAAACAATTGATGAATGGGCAGCTAAGGGTAAAGATATTTTTAATTTCCCACGAGCAATGGAAAAAGAAGATAATTATGACTTTAGCTTTAGCGGGTTGAAGAGTGCCTTCATCAATACTGTTCATAATGCAGACCAGCGTGGGGAAAAATTAGATAAATATGATCTTGCAGCCAGTTTCCAACAAAGTGTCATTGACGTGCTTGCTGAAAAAACGATGCGGGCGTTAGATGATTACCCAGTGAAGCAACTGATTTTAGCTGGTGGGGTCGCTGCAAATCATGGCCTCCGTGCTCGTTTAGATCATGATATGAAGGAATTTCATCCTGATGTACCTATGCTGCAAGCACCATTGAAATTATG
This region includes:
- the tsaB gene encoding tRNA (adenosine(37)-N6)-threonylcarbamoyltransferase complex dimerization subunit type 1 TsaB, which produces MKILAIDTSNHPMSVALVEDEQLLATTTLNMVRNHSIYLMPAISKLFELVQWQPTDIDRVVVAQGPGSYTGVRIAVTTAKVLADTEKIDLVGVSSLAVLARNVVPTSSAIIVPFFDARRGNVFAGAYQWENGKLINKIEDQHLGIDVLLEQLAKLGQQVVLVGHMTDKIQAQYDQLPANVILLPRSYSIPSTYQLALAGKMKKPVKEIDPFVPHYLRITEAEANWQKLHPGEKRKNYVREV
- the rimI gene encoding ribosomal protein S18-alanine N-acetyltransferase; this translates as MFEKFKEWFVNTTNPTKRPTLDFTRRVVMISGHQYVVRMAKEQDIQTLVEIEERIYGKAPWSYAAFRIELQRPCDRLYLVIEDDRQIVGFMGTAIDWYHYDLHITNIGITPSYQNKGIGTYLISTAKNYARHLKLHLMSLEVRVHNVSARRLYESLGFRNQHIKPRYYLDNHEDAVDMQANLLR
- the tsaD gene encoding tRNA (adenosine(37)-N6)-threonylcarbamoyltransferase complex transferase subunit TsaD, coding for MTERTLTLAFESSCDETSVAVIENGNKILSNIVATQIDSHQRFGGVVPEVASRHHIEQITKCTNEALEQADVDYNDLDAVAVTYGPGLVGALLIGVTAAKAIAWAHNLPLVPVNHMAGHIYAARYVGEFQYPQMALLVSGGHTELVYMPSEHEYQIIGETRDDAAGEAYDKIGRVLGVNYPAGKTIDEWAAKGKDIFNFPRAMEKEDNYDFSFSGLKSAFINTVHNADQRGEKLDKYDLAASFQQSVIDVLAEKTMRALDDYPVKQLILAGGVAANHGLRARLDHDMKEFHPDVPMLQAPLKLCGDNAAMIGAAGYVNYKHGDRAGLDLNAVPGLMFDRIQNK